A DNA window from Impatiens glandulifera isolate HB10 chloroplast, complete genome contains the following coding sequences:
- the rps15 gene encoding ribosomal protein S15 — translation MVKNSLISVISQKEENRGCVEFQVFSFTNKIRILTSHLELHKKDYLSQRGLRKILGKRQRLLSYLSKKNRVRYKELIGQLNIRDTKNH, via the coding sequence ATGGTAAAAAATTCGCTCATTTCGGTTATTTCACAAAAAGAAGAAAATAGAGGATGTGTTGAATTTCAAGTGTTCAGTTTTACCAATAAGATACGGATACTTACTTCACATTTGGAATTGCACAAAAAAGACTATTTATCTCAGAGAGGTTTGCGGAAAATTCTGGGAAAACGCCAACGCCTCCTAAGTTATTTGTCAAAAAAAAATAGAGTACGCTATAAAGAATTAATTGGTCAATTGAATATTCGAGATACAAAAAATCATTAA
- the ycf1 gene encoding Ycf1 codes for MIFKSFLLGNLVSLCMKIINSVVVVGLYYGFLTTFSIGPSYLFLLRAQVMEGGEEGTQKKVSAATGFITGQLMMFISIYYAPLHLALGRPHTITVLALPYLLFHFFWNNHKHFFDYGSTTINSMRNLSIQCVFLNNLIFQLFNHFILPSSMLARLVNIYMFRSNNKMLFVTSSFVGCLIGPILFMKWVGLVLVWIRQNHSIRSNLLIRSNKYLVSELRNSMARIFSIFLFITCVYYLDRIPSPILTKKLKETPKTEERDVETTYETRGIKQEQEGSTEEDTSPSLFSEEKEDPDKIDETEEIRVNGKEKTKDEFHFQETCYKNSPIFEASYLDRNQESWKFKILEKKKRFWFEKTLLTLLFDYNRWNRPFRYIKNNRCENAPRNKMSQYFFYTCQNDGKEKILFTYPPSLSTFFEMIEKRMSLSIKKKLDLAELYKVRSIYSNKEKIKNIYEDFKKKMDSLDKGSIFLTILEKKIQICNDETKKEYFFRIYDPLLNGSHRGAIKKKFLLLIRNQTLLKSLTESFCINKIHTLFFINTNYQYQDFEEKLDILEKTSFSPKIKIFFSLMSELDRELKLSLKLKKSSLFSQQKKRKIESKYEKKILKFLFNAIRSNANVEKKKLIEIKEIKKKIPRWSYKLIKELDQQETKSAEEVQVGHQIRSRKFKRVVIFTDNESNIDINNKETQNSPKPNQISLIRYSQQSDFRRNIIKGSIRAQRKKIIIGKLFQANVHSPLFLDRIKEDPPLFFDLSELMKLFLKNSILERVRKEAECKISEYTEEQRKKEKSKKNEKERIEIAEIWDSIPLAQVIRGFMLITQSTLRKYIRLPSLIIAKNIGRILLLQAPEWSEDFKEWNNEMYVKCTYNGIQLSETEFPKNWLLDGIQIKILFPFCLKPWHRSKPRIFHIDRMKKKDKKSDFCFLTVWGMETELPFGFPGKRNSFFEPIIKELKKKKGKVKKKYDLVLIILKKRTKSFLNLLKKKKKWLIKVILFLKKIKKELSKLNPILLFRLKKVSKLSDTKKEKDLKKNHNSKINESFSQIESTNWTNYLLREKKKKDIIARTSIIRNKIERLKQEKKKRIPEINISHNKTSLNVKRFKLQKKRLKRRNTRVVRKFYYLKKKITKKIYMDFFLSIITIRRINIELFSEKKKMEKYIFNNQSNETRFEKSNKIQFISSRKKSLQNILNKNSDNFDDLASLSQAYVFYKLSQTPALNLYFYKLRPILEYHGTFSFLKTSLKNYFEPQKLFYSKLKQKKPINSEINQWRSWLRSHYQYNFSPITWSRLIAQNCRNRINKRDPIEQQNLNKQDFYEKNHLIYYKKKNYYKVYSLPNEKENFLKYKRYNLLCYRFINYEQKREPSIYGSTFQKTKSSNNYNTNKNNIFEIFKLGDSPIKNFLIKNDIRNMEKNPDRKYFDCKIYNFCLRKTINILTWIKIDIKSNQNTQTGPKNNQIIKKFDKKNCFFLMIDPKINSPNKKKKIYDWMGMNKKILRDSILDFKLWFFPEFILLYNTYKMKPWGIPRKLLFFNLNLNERYNKNKNTNRKQKKAILSNKKIDFELTNQKKKEKKSADRRDLRSNKNNKGNLKDIEENNLESNIKEYKNKKKYKNNTEAEIDLFLKRYLLFQLRWNFSLNQRTIENIKVYCLLLRLGNPRQITLSSIQRKELNLDTMLIEKNLTLRKLIKKELFIIEPLRLSVKNNGQVIMYQTIAILFVQKRRYQGYREQKYVNKGNFDKSLFILKHYQRITTNKDKKNYYLPVPENILSYRRRRELRILICFNSKTKNVVNRNPIFSNGNRVKNWNKFLNENKDFNRDKNQLIKLKLFLWPNYRLEDLACINRYWFNMNNGSRFSMLRIHMYPRLRIY; via the coding sequence ATGATTTTTAAATCTTTTCTACTAGGTAATCTAGTATCCTTATGCATGAAGATAATCAATTCGGTCGTTGTGGTCGGACTCTATTATGGATTTCTGACCACATTCTCCATAGGGCCCTCTTATCTCTTCCTTCTCCGAGCTCAGGTTATGGAAGGGGGAGAAGAAGGAACCCAGAAGAAGGTATCAGCAGCAACTGGTTTTATTACGGGACAGCTCATGATGTTCATATCGATCTATTATGCGCCTCTGCATCTAGCATTGGGTAGACCTCATACAATAACCGTCCTAGCTCTACCCTATCTTTTGTTTCATTTCTTCTGGAACAATCACAAACACTTTTTTGATTATGGATCTACTACTATAAATTCAATGCGTAATCTCAGCATTCAATGTGTATTCCTGAATAATCTCATTTTTCAATTATTCAACCATTTCATTTTACCAAGTTCAATGTTAGCCAGATTAGTCAACATTTATATGTTTCGATCCAACAACAAGATGTTATTTGTAACAAGTAGTTTTGTTGGTTGCTTAATTGGTCCCATTTTATTCATGAAATGGGTTGGATTGGTATTGGTCTGGATACGGCAAAATCATTCTATTAGATCAAATTTACTTATTCGATCTAATAAGTACCTTGTGTCAGAATTAAGAAATTCTATGGCTCGGATCTTTAGTATTTTCTTATTTATTACCTGTGTCTACTATTTAGACAGAATACCCTCACCCATTCTTACTAAGAAACTGAAAGAAACCCCCAAAACGGAAGAAAGAGATGTAGAAACAACTTACGAAACGAGGGGGATTAAACAGGAACAAGAGGGATCCACCGAAGAAGATACTTCTCCTTCCCTTTTTTCGGAAGAAAAGGAGGATCCGGACAAAATCGATGAAACGGAAGAGATCCGAGTGAATGGAAAGGAAAAAACAAAGGATGAATTTCACTTTCAAGAGACATGCTATAAAAATAGCCCCATTTTTGAAGCTTCTTATTTGGATAGGAATCAAGAAAGTTGGAAGTTCAAAATACTTGAAAAAAAAAAAAGATTCTGGTTTGAAAAAACCCTTTTAACTCTTCTTTTCGATTATAACCGATGGAATCGGCCATTTCGATACATAAAAAATAACCGATGTGAAAATGCTCCACGAAATAAAATGTCACAATATTTTTTTTATACATGTCAAAATGATGGCAAAGAAAAAATATTATTTACATATCCACCAAGTTTATCGACTTTTTTTGAAATGATAGAAAAAAGGATGTCCCTGTCGATAAAAAAAAAATTAGACCTTGCTGAACTGTACAAGGTTAGGTCAATTTATAGCAACAAAGAAAAAATTAAGAATATTTATGAGGACTTCAAAAAAAAAATGGATAGTTTAGATAAAGGATCCATTTTTTTAACTATACTCGAAAAGAAGATTCAAATATGTAATGATGAGACTAAAAAAGAATATTTTTTTAGAATATATGATCCTTTATTGAATGGGTCACACCGTGGAGCAATAAAAAAAAAGTTTTTACTTTTAATTAGAAATCAGACTTTATTAAAAAGTTTAACAGAGAGCTTTTGTATAAATAAAATTCATACTCTTTTTTTTATTAATACTAATTACCAATACCAAGATTTTGAAGAAAAATTGGATATACTTGAAAAAACCTCATTCTCGCCAAAAATAAAAATTTTTTTCAGTTTAATGAGTGAACTTGATAGGGAATTAAAATTGAGTTTAAAGTTGAAAAAATCCTCTTTATTTTCCCAACAAAAAAAAAGAAAAATAGAGTCAAAATATGAAAAAAAAATTTTGAAATTTCTTTTCAATGCGATTCGAAGTAATGCTAATGTTGAAAAAAAAAAATTGATTGAAATTAAAGAAATAAAAAAAAAAATCCCTAGATGGTCATACAAATTAATCAAGGAATTAGACCAACAAGAAACAAAAAGTGCTGAAGAAGTGCAAGTAGGACATCAAATTCGTTCAAGAAAATTCAAACGTGTAGTAATTTTTACCGATAACGAAAGTAATATTGATATTAATAACAAGGAAACTCAGAATTCCCCTAAACCAAATCAAATATCTTTGATACGTTATTCACAACAATCTGATTTTCGACGAAATATAATAAAAGGTTCTATTCGCGCCCAAAGGAAGAAAATAATTATTGGAAAACTGTTTCAAGCAAATGTGCATTCCCCACTCTTTTTGGACAGGATAAAAGAGGACCCTCCCCTTTTTTTTGATCTATCCGAACTAATGAAACTTTTTTTAAAAAATTCTATTTTGGAAAGAGTAAGAAAAGAAGCAGAATGTAAAATTTCCGAGTATACAGAAGAACAGAGAAAAAAGGAGAAGAGCAAAAAAAACGAAAAAGAACGAATAGAAATAGCAGAAATATGGGATAGCATTCCACTTGCTCAAGTAATAAGAGGTTTCATGTTAATAACTCAATCAACGCTTAGAAAATATATTAGATTACCTTCATTGATAATAGCCAAAAATATAGGACGTATACTATTATTGCAAGCTCCCGAATGGTCTGAGGATTTTAAGGAATGGAATAATGAAATGTATGTTAAATGTACCTATAATGGTATTCAATTATCCGAAACGGAATTTCCTAAAAATTGGTTACTAGACGGGATTCAGATAAAGATCCTATTTCCTTTCTGTCTGAAACCTTGGCATAGATCTAAGCCAAGGATCTTTCATATAGATCGAATGAAAAAAAAGGATAAAAAATCTGATTTTTGTTTTTTAACAGTTTGGGGAATGGAGACTGAACTTCCTTTTGGGTTTCCCGGAAAAAGGAATTCTTTTTTTGAACCAATTATTAAGGAATTAAAAAAAAAAAAAGGAAAAGTAAAAAAAAAATACGATCTAGTTCTAATAATTTTAAAAAAAAGAACAAAATCCTTTCTAAATCTCTTAAAAAAAAAAAAAAAATGGCTTATAAAAGTTATTCTATTTTTAAAAAAAATAAAAAAAGAACTCTCAAAACTAAATCCAATTCTATTATTTCGATTAAAAAAAGTCTCTAAATTAAGTGACACTAAAAAAGAAAAAGATTTAAAAAAAAACCACAATTCTAAAATTAATGAATCATTTAGTCAAATTGAATCTACAAATTGGACAAATTATTTACTGAGAGAAAAAAAAAAGAAAGATATAATTGCTAGAACAAGCATAATCAGAAATAAAATAGAAAGACTAAAACAAGAGAAAAAAAAAAGAATTCCGGAAATAAACATTAGCCATAATAAAACAAGTTTGAATGTTAAAAGATTCAAATTACAAAAAAAAAGATTAAAAAGAAGAAATACTCGAGTCGTTCGTAAATTCTATTATTTAAAAAAAAAAATTACTAAAAAAATCTACATGGATTTCTTTTTATCTATCATTACTATTCGTAGAATAAATATCGAACTTTTTAGTGAAAAAAAAAAAATGGAAAAATACATTTTCAATAATCAAAGTAATGAAACAAGATTTGAGAAATCAAATAAAATTCAATTTATTTCCAGTAGAAAAAAGTCGCTTCAGAATATTCTTAATAAGAATTCAGATAATTTTGATGATTTAGCCTCCTTGTCGCAAGCATATGTCTTTTACAAATTATCACAAACCCCCGCTCTTAACTTGTACTTCTATAAGTTAAGACCTATTCTTGAATATCATGGAACTTTTTCGTTTCTTAAAACTTCACTAAAGAATTATTTTGAACCACAAAAACTATTTTATTCTAAATTAAAACAAAAGAAACCTATAAATTCTGAAATAAATCAATGGCGAAGCTGGTTACGAAGTCATTATCAATACAATTTTTCTCCGATTACCTGGTCTAGATTAATAGCACAAAACTGCCGAAATAGAATCAATAAACGTGATCCAATTGAACAACAAAATTTAAACAAACAGGATTTTTATGAAAAAAATCATTTAATTTATTACAAAAAAAAAAATTATTACAAAGTTTATTCATTACCAAATGAAAAAGAAAATTTTCTTAAATATAAAAGATATAATCTTTTATGCTATAGATTTATTAATTATGAACAAAAAAGGGAGCCGTCTATTTATGGCTCAACATTTCAAAAAACAAAGAGTTCTAATAATTACAACACAAATAAAAACAATATTTTTGAAATATTTAAATTAGGGGATAGCCCTATTAAGAATTTTTTAATAAAAAATGATATTAGGAATATGGAAAAAAACCCGGATAGAAAATATTTTGATTGTAAAATTTACAATTTTTGTCTTAGAAAGACAATCAATATTTTAACTTGGATCAAGATTGATATCAAAAGTAATCAAAATACTCAAACCGGGCCTAAAAATAATCAAATAATTAAAAAATTTGATAAAAAAAACTGTTTTTTTCTTATGATTGATCCAAAAATAAATTCACCAAATAAAAAAAAAAAAATTTATGATTGGATGGGAATGAATAAAAAAATACTAAGAGATTCCATATTGGATTTCAAACTTTGGTTTTTCCCAGAATTTATACTACTTTATAATACATATAAAATGAAACCATGGGGTATACCAAGAAAATTGCTGTTTTTCAATTTAAATCTAAATGAAAGATATAATAAAAATAAAAACACTAATAGAAAGCAAAAAAAGGCTATATTGTCGAATAAAAAAATTGATTTTGAATTAACAAATCAAAAAAAGAAAGAAAAAAAATCTGCAGACCGAAGAGATCTTAGATCAAATAAAAACAATAAAGGAAACCTTAAAGATATTGAAGAAAATAATTTGGAATCCAATATAAAAGAATATAAGAATAAAAAAAAATACAAAAACAATACAGAAGCAGAAATAGATTTGTTCCTGAAAAGGTATTTACTTTTTCAATTAAGGTGGAATTTTAGTTTGAACCAAAGAACGATTGAAAATATCAAGGTATATTGTCTCTTGCTTAGACTAGGAAATCCAAGACAAATAACTCTATCCTCTATTCAAAGGAAAGAACTGAATCTGGATACAATGCTGATTGAGAAGAATTTAACTCTTAGAAAATTAATCAAAAAAGAGCTATTTATTATTGAACCCCTTCGACTATCTGTAAAAAATAATGGTCAGGTTATTATGTATCAAACCATAGCTATTTTATTCGTTCAAAAAAGGAGGTATCAAGGATACCGAGAACAAAAATATGTTAATAAGGGAAATTTTGATAAATCTCTTTTTATTTTAAAACATTATCAAAGGATAACTACAAATAAAGACAAAAAGAATTATTATTTGCCTGTTCCTGAAAATATTTTATCGTATAGACGCCGTAGAGAGTTGAGAATTCTAATTTGTTTCAATTCAAAGACTAAGAATGTTGTAAATAGAAATCCTATATTTAGCAACGGGAACAGAGTAAAAAACTGGAATAAATTTTTGAATGAAAATAAAGATTTTAATAGAGATAAAAATCAATTGATTAAATTAAAGTTATTTCTTTGGCCCAATTACCGATTAGAAGATTTAGCTTGTATCAATCGTTATTGGTTTAATATGAATAATGGTAGCCGTTTCAGTATGTTAAGAATACATATGTACCCACGATTGAGAATATATTGA
- the rps7 gene encoding ribosomal protein S7: MSRRGTAEEKIAKSDPIYRNRLVNMLVNRILKHGKKSLAYQIIYRAMKKIQQKTETNPLSVLRQAIRGVTPDIAVKARRVGGSTHQVPIEIGSTQGKALAIRWLLAASRKRPGRNMAFKLSSELVDAAKGSGDAIRKKEETHRMAEANRAFAHFR; encoded by the coding sequence ATGTCACGTCGAGGTACTGCAGAAGAAAAAATTGCAAAATCGGATCCAATTTATCGTAATCGATTAGTTAACATGTTGGTTAACCGTATTCTGAAACACGGAAAAAAATCATTGGCTTATCAAATTATCTATCGAGCCATGAAAAAGATTCAACAAAAGACAGAAACAAATCCACTATCTGTTTTACGTCAAGCAATACGTGGAGTAACTCCCGATATAGCAGTAAAAGCAAGACGTGTAGGTGGATCGACTCATCAAGTTCCCATTGAAATAGGATCCACACAAGGAAAAGCGCTTGCCATTCGTTGGTTATTAGCGGCATCCCGAAAACGTCCGGGTCGAAATATGGCTTTCAAATTAAGTTCCGAATTAGTGGATGCTGCCAAAGGGAGTGGCGATGCCATACGCAAAAAGGAAGAGACTCATAGAATGGCAGAGGCAAATAGAGCTTTTGCACATTTTCGTTAA
- the ndhB gene encoding NdhB has translation MIWHVQNENFILDSTRIFMKAFHLLLFDGSFIFPECILIFGLILLLMIDSTSDQKDIPWFYFISSTSLVMSIMALLFRWREEPMISFSGNFQTNNFNEIFQFLILLCSTLCIPLSVEYIECTEMAITEFLLFVLTATLGGMFLCGANDLITIFVAPECFSLCSYLLSGYTKKDVRSNEATMKYLLMGGASSSILVHGFSWLYGSSGGEIELQEIVNGLINTQMYNSPGILIALIFITVGIGFKLSLAPSHQWTPDVYEGSPTPVVAFLSVTSKVAASASATRIFDIPFYFSSNEWHLLLEILAILSMILGNLIAITQTSMKRMLGYSSIGQIGYVIIGIIVGDSNDGYASMITYMLFYISMNLGAFACIVLFGLRTGTDNIRDYAGLYTKDPFLALSLALCLLSLGGLPPLAGFFGKLYLFWCGWQAGLYFLVLIGLLTSVVSIYYYLKIIKLLMTGRNQEITPHVRDYRRSPLRSNNSIELSLIVCVIASTIPGISMNPIIAIAQDTLF, from the exons ATGATCTGGCATGTACAGAATGAAAACTTCATTCTCGATTCTACGAGAATTTTTATGAAAGCCTTTCATTTGCTTCTCTTCGATGGAAGTTTTATTTTCCCAGAGTGTATCCTAATTTTTGGCCTAATTCTTCTTCTGATGATCGATTCAACCTCTGATCAAAAAGATATACCTTGGTTCTATTTCATCTCTTCAACAAGTTTAGTAATGAGCATAATGGCCCTATTGTTCCGATGGAGAGAAGAACCTATGATTAGCTTTTCGGGAAATTTCCAAACGAACAATTTCAACGAAATCTTTCAATTTCTTATTTTACTATGTTCAACTCTATGTATTCCTCTATCCGTAGAGTACATTGAATGTACAGAAATGGCTATAACAGAGTTTCTCTTATTCGTATTAACAGCTACTCTAGGAGGAATGTTTTTATGCGGTGCTAACGATTTAATAACTATCTTTGTAGCTCCAGAATGTTTCAGTTTATGCTCCTACCTATTATCTGGATATACCAAGAAAGATGTACGGTCTAATGAGGCTACTATGAAATATTTACTCATGGGTGGCGCAAGCTCTTCTATTCTGGTTCATGGTTTCTCTTGGCTATATGGTTCATCCGGGGGAGAGATCGAGCTTCAAGAAATAGTGAATGGTCTTATCAATACACAAATGTATAACTCCCCAGGAATTTTAATTGCGCTCATATTCATCACTGTAGGAATTGGGTTCAAGCTTTCCCTAGCCCCTTCTCATCAATGGACTCCTGACGTATACGAAGGA TCTCCCACTCCAGTCGTTGCTTTTCTTTCTGTTACTTCGAAAGTAGCTGCTTCAGCTTCAGCCACTCGAATTTTCGATATTCCTTTTTATTTCTCATCAAACGAATGGCATCTTCTTCTGGAAATCCTAGCTATTCTTAGCATGATATTGGGAAATCTCATAGCTATTACTCAAACAAGCATGAAACGTATGCTTGGATATTCGTCCATAGGTCAAATCGGATATGTAATTATTGGAATAATTGTTGGAGACTCAAATGATGGATATGCAAGCATGATCACTTATATGCTGTTCTATATCTCCATGAACCTAGGAGCTTTTGCTTGCATTGTATTATTTGGTCTACGTACCGGAACTGATAACATTCGAGATTATGCAGGATTATACACAAAAGATCCCTTTTTGGCTCTCTCTTTAGCCCTATGTCTCTTATCCCTAGGAGGTCTTCCTCCACTAGCAGGTTTTTTCGGAAAACTCTATTTATTCTGGTGTGGATGGCAGGCAGGCCTCTATTTCTTGGTTTTAATAGGACTCCTTACAAGCGTTGTTTCTATTTACTATTATCTAAAAATAATCAAGTTATTAATGACTGGACGAAACCAAGAAATAACCCCTCACGTGCGAGATTATAGAAGATCCCCTTTAAGATCAAACAATTCCATTGAATTGAGTCTAATTGTATGTGTGATAGCATCTACTATACCAGGAATATCAATGAACCCGATTATTGCAATTGCTCAGGATACCCTTTTTTAG